In Pochonia chlamydosporia 170 chromosome Unknown PCv3seq00009, whole genome shotgun sequence, a genomic segment contains:
- a CDS encoding guanine nucleotide-binding protein alpha-3 subunit (similar to Colletotrichum fioriniae PJ7 XP_007599882.1) → MATEQRNADILRLYRLLLYFPCSKFPVDLFVRACQPKFAWCPTGEVILKSPEEDAVPTWLLSVYNTNTAFFHGHSTSLLGNLIRRTQDRGIWHLERVVAFNSGVPLIERLKVEDDEAMIRDWVSVLIHAFPSHNMEIIGEELVSRLVSFAIESVLPLLSTLSDLQLKNSVLPELQGKKIPFLFSIFEFLYQSFSFLGYRHPSIPAYLPKRLVTLAGSDIPDDCKVYCKTLIEVLEITAQPCPAVSSFDFLSQGIDPLDERNNATVGGVLNLMTSAGSPLAGRSSTVLMDALGNAASRWRPLSQESISTMEYLVSLSLGKSPPSVPPRLTAINAADVGALSGLLLARSRRYNDATKVLEKAAKDVQLDYGITSMQYGIVVAEMANCYNMLRKESLAETWVRATLEASTPSGEFLDRPDQFYLLLALADSFIGRGKYHEALPLLQGLLENPHASDTIRMISALRLAKSHRRVHQDAMAFEPNKPLTVVLPLFNRVPDQLQMEYLEELACNLSAQSGISTKMSRNSQETIQLVNRMLKDHLAQSTTESPGLLWYRQARQQSLDDPIESRMMALTKPADELEAAERSRQKSAPETVSIHKSTVSSQQLSIPVMHVGFQQQRGLLSQEAKERSRAIDSTIAQERRLRRGDYNVLVMGSRSRSEVVNRLKIVDGGDFSNDELENYRSDVFSTIVNRAKSIVRALELLDIAPVSVTNQKYIELIAEYRLDLNIALPLSQDFCDALCAVWSDGCIENLKTRQTDLDLGDTLGDTTEYLFSAIHRISSAGYLPNEMDVSLVRASTNRGISETWLQHRSLRVKLIDIGNQISQMEKWLHQFDTIPLILFVVDLDTYDELETSLRLFDSIVNSRWLMRSSVTLFLNKTDILKQNLKTSPLEIYFTDYRDNTGGDDFKSAKKYIEKRFLEANRANHDMYIHVVQDRDFSNLQALFKMVSHQIIQQNLETGQI, encoded by the exons ATGGCCACCGAACAGAGGAACGCAGACATCCTGCGATTATACCGTTTGCTGCTTTACTTTCCTTGCAGCAAGTTTCCCGTCGACCTCTTTGTGCGAGCATGCCAACCCAAATTCGCTTGGTGCCCGACTGGGGAGGTCATCCTAAAGAGCCCCGAGGAAGACGCCGTGCCCACGTGGCTCCTGAGCGTCTATAATACCAATACAGCATTTTTCCATGGCCATTCTACTAGTTTACTCGGAAATTTAATTCGTCGTACGCAGGATAGGGGAATTTGGCATCTCGAGCGAGTTGTCGCTTTCAATTCTGGCGTTCCTCTAATAGAGAGGCTCAAAgtggaagatgacgaggccATGATCAGAGATTGGGTTTCGGTCCTCATCCATGCGTTCCCTTCTCATAACATGGAGATCATTGGAGAAGAACTGGTGTCTCGACTAGTAAGCTTTGCGATAGAATCAGTTCTGCCACTGCTCTCAACCTTGTCCGACCTCCAGCTGAAAAACTCTGTCCTGCCAGAACTTCAAGGGAA GAAGATTCCATTTTTGTTCTCTATTTTCGAATTTCTTTACCAGTCTTTTAGTTTTCTTGGATATCGCCATCCTTCTATTCCTGCCTACCTCCCAAAGCGACTGGTAACTCTCGCTGGGTCGGATATACCCGATGATTGCAAGGTCTACTGCAAAACACTAATTGAGGTCCTGGAAATTACTGCACAACCGTGCCCGGCCGTATCATCTTTTGATTTTTTGTCACAAGGCATAGATCCATTGGATGAAAGAAATAACGCGACCGTGGGAGGGGTGCTAAACCTTATGACCTCCGCCGGGTCACCACTCGCCGGCCGTAGTTCAACGGTTCTTATGGATGCTCTCGGGAATGCAGCCTCACGGTGGCGACCGCTGTCTCAGGAATCCATTTCTACGATGGAATACCTCGTTTCCCTTAGCTTGGGTAAAAGTCCGCCATCGGTTCCTCCCAGATTGACTGCGATAAACGCTGCTGACGTGGGTGCTTTGAGTGGACTCCTGCTTGCGAGATCGCGGCGTTATAATGACGCGACAAAGGTACTGGAGAAAGCCGCAAAAGATGTCCAATTAGACTACGGTATTACTTCGATGCAATATGGTATCGTCGTCGCTGAGATGGCGAATTGCTACAATATGCTTCGGAAAGAGAGTCTGGCAGAGACATGGGTCAGGGCAACTCTGGAGGCTTCGACGCCCTCTGGGGAATTCTTGGACCGTCCAGACCAGTTCTACCTACTGCTCGCCTTGGCTGACTCATTCATAGGGAGAGGCAAGTATCATGAGGCACTGCCTTTGCTTCAAGGTCTGTTGGAAAACCCTCATGCCTCTGATACCATTCGCATGATCAGCGCATTGCGTCTTGCGAAAAGCCATCGGAGGGTTCATCAAGATGCAATGGCATTTGAACCAAATAAGCCCTTAACAGTCGTCCTTCCTCTATTCAACAGAGTTCCAGACCAACTTCAAATGGAGTATCTCGAAGAGTTGGCTTGCAACCTCTCCGCTCAGAGTGGGATTTCGACAAAGATGTCTCGAAATTCGCAAGAGACTATTCAGCTTGTCAACAGAATGCTTAAAGATCACCTAGCCCAGTCGACTACCGAAAGCCCAGGGCTTTTATGGTACAGGCAGGCTCGACAACAGTCTCTTGACGACCCCATTGAGTCTAGGATGATGGCTCTGACCAAACCCGCCGACGAACTGGAGGCTGCTGAAAGATCCCGACAGAAGTCCGCGCCAGAAACCGTTAGTATACACAAGTCGACGGTCTCATCTCAACAGCTCAGCATACCTGTCATGCATGTTGGCTTTCAACAACAAAGGGGTCTCCTCTCTCAAGAGGCAAAAGAGCGATCTCGTGCCATTGACAGTACAATTGCACAAGAGAGGAGACTCCGAAGGGGTGATTACAACGTTCTGGTAATGGGATCTAGGTCCAGGTCTGAGGTTGTGAATCGATTGAAAATCGTCGACGGGGGCGACTTCTCGAATGACGAGCTGGAAAACTACCGTTCTGACGTGTTTAGCACTATCGTCAATAGAGCGAAGAGCATAGTTCGTGCTCTGGAACTATTGGATATCGCTCCTGTCAGTGTGACAAATCAGAAGTACATTGAACTCATAGCTGAGTACAGGCTGGATCTCAATATTGCGCTGCCGCTGAGCCAAGACTTTTGTGATGCACTGTGCGCTGTTTGGTCCGATGGATGTATAGAAAACCTCAAGACGCGACAGACTGATCTGGACCTTGGGGACACTCTTGGAGACACCACAGAATA CCTTTTCAGTGCGATCCACCGAATTTCGTCCGCTGGTTATCTCCCAAACGAAATGGATGTGTCACTTGTCAGAGCAAGTACAAACAGGGGTATATCCGaaacttggcttcaacaTCGTAGTCTTCGGGTAAAGTTAATTGATATTGGTAACCAAATCAGTCAAATGGAAAAATGGCTACACCAATTTGACACAATTCCTCTTATTCTCTTTGTTGTGGATCTGGACACATACGATGAGCTAGAGACATCTTTGCGGCTGTTTGACTCAATTGTTAACTCCCGTTGGTTAATGAGATCGTCTGTGACTTTGTTCTTGAACAAAACGGACATTTTGAAACAAAACCTGAAAACCTCACCCCTTGAGATATATTTTACGGACTATAGGGACAATACCGGTGGCGACGATTTTAAGAGCGCAAAGAAGTACATTGAAAAGCGCTTCCTGGAGGCCAATCGAGCCAACCATGACATGTATATACATGTTGTTCAAGACAGAGACTTTTCAAACCTTCAGGCTTTGTTTAAAATGGTTTCCCATCAAATAATACAGCAGAATCTGGAAACTGGTCAGATTTAA
- a CDS encoding AAA ATPase domain-containing protein: MPVESKRAIKVTNIPSGTTEKVYLQFVQLFHPLPTKATSTPVSYSSPSTLASNEGDPASQLEDNDNSPLLIQGKKNWTLCRQYAHLAGTVSFPSYEEKNRALKRFGKKETSAWEDWNIEHGFRGVTILIDHPQAKTDICFVHGLGGNAFDTWATKGKDRMWPRDFLPLSPLFRESRIMTFGYDSDLTDSKTLMKMEGCAHSLLRDVSGARKRPLLFICHSLGGIVARKAMVLLPLVDDCPNIALENCGLLFLATPHFGSTAADWSTTMLAAAEVMGARRVWVDALSSFNNDAVWARLEFSRLNPSPPFWCFAEGEMTTYVKHVIRTKKLIVSQLSASLTEHPAPMLAGTNHKTIAKFETAAGDPFESVCKGLGEVLKQITARTLVAPSCSHRMFGHPRFRAHAYPREEGKFWYVGSGFSAARYQHHQPSELFGREDVLQKLKSAITTSADYPRLTVVKGVAGIGKTELLLQVMRLERKSRDVFYLKSDGVKTLQDAIVDISMQIGPEIGEDTELHRDRWMRSLPSERADAFLTWIGDISNKNALVIIDDVENFGGSATHTVQEWPAWHIVASTRDSNLGEWVEGILKLPLERLADDDTVSILQSKRNLLPTEYRDLFRHEDLTSLAPLVHGHPMAASAVVPYIMDRFANFENPCKVFSDMFTFNDLVRRKTFLEFKADGSSLWEAFESSIKPLHDVDNGREALKLFHLLPYLQTYGDCIDAFFKLPRKSLKKSVQDLPEVLFLGAGYEFFAEWLSKLRSVSACLRVNPRSRSIQIHPLILDYALLHIDENQRTRIAKQVFQLLYRLASEGADIEAVARPHVLHCINICQGLGLLIDDLELRTDVLQWVKRLASQDADENPFSDLAEIPAAAEVQDTAREFMTLLAGAKKELERNFRAINRDATVNMIVRCIICYKSLEGAFRADKNVFQSLDSGFTASIQEFRGIITSASAISSLPEKLDDFCGQLGVTGLSPR, translated from the exons ATGCCCGTCGAAAGTAAAAGAGCAATCAAGGTTACCAACATTCCTAGCGGAACAACAGAAAAGGTTTACCTCCAATTTGTGCAACTGTTCCACCCACTGCCAACGAAAGCCACATCTACACCAGTCTCATATAGCAGCCCCTCCACACTGGCCTCCAACGAAGGCGATCCTGCTTCGCAACTCGAGGACAACGACAACAGTCCGCTGCTCATCCAAGGGAAGAAAAATTGGACACTTTGCCGACAGTATGCGCATCTTGCTGGCACAGTGTCATTCCCATCATATGAGGAGAAGAATAGAGCTCTCAAGCGTTTTGGGAAGAAAGAGACTTCCGCCTGGGAGGACTGGAATATTGAGCACGGCTTTAGGGGAGTAACTATTCTCATCGACCACCCCCAGGCAAAAACAGA TATCTGCTTTGTTCACGGACTTGGGGGTAATGCCTTCGACACCTGGGCGACCAAAGGGAAGGACAGGATGTGGCCAAGAGATTTCTTGCCATTATCTCCACTCTTTCGGGAAAGCCGAATCATGACCTTTGGTTATGATTCTGATTTGACCGACTCGAAAACACTTATGAAAATGGAAGGGTGTGCACATTCTTTGCTGAGAGACGTTAGCGGA GCAAGAAAACGTCCATTGCTATTTATATGTCATTCACTCGGAGGCATAGTCGCAAGAAAG GCGATGGTTCTGCTCCCCTTGGTGGATGACTGCCCTAATATTGCTCTTGAAAATTGTGGACTGTTGTTCCTTGCCACTCCGCACTTTGGGTCTACAGCAGCGGACTGGTCGACGACAATGCTAGCAGCGGCGGAAGTTATGGGTGCTCGAAGAGTGTGGGTTGATGCCCTATCATCTTTTAATAATGATGCCGTATGGGCCCGGTTGGAGTTTTCTCGCCTGAACCCTAGTCCACCATTTTGGTGCTTTGCTGAGGGTGAGATGACGACATACGTTAAACATGTTATTCGCACAAAGAAGCTG ATTGTATCACAACTTTCGGCGTCCCTGACCGAGCATCCGGCTCCAATGTTAGCAGGGACTAACCATAAAACCATCGCAAAGTTCGAGACCGCAGCAGGTGACCCGTTTGAATCGGTCTGTAAGGGATTAGGCGAAGTGTTGAAACAAATCACTGCCCGGACCTTAGTAGCACCATCATGCAGCCATCGT ATGTTCGGCCACCCACGTTTCCGTGCACATGCATACccaagagaagaaggcaagtTTTGGTATGTAGGAAGTGGCTTTTCTGCGGCCCGatatcaacatcaccaacctaGCGAATTATTCGGGCGTGAAGATGTGCTACAGAAGCTCAAATCAGCCATTACTACCTCGGCCGATTACCCTAGGTTGACTGTCGTCAAAGGAGTTGCTGGCATTGG GAAAACTGAGCTTTTACTACAAGTAATGAGGCTGGAGAGAAAAAGCAGGGACGTGTTTTACTTAAAATCGGATGGTGTAAAAACACTTCAGGATGCCATTGTGGACATCTCGATGCAGATTGGCCCTGAAATAGGCGAGGATACAGAGTTGCACCGGGACCGCTGGATGCGGAGTCTGCCCTCTGAGCGTGCCGACGCCTTTCTTACATGGATAGGAGacatcagcaacaagaacGCGTTGGTCATCATCGACGATGTCGAGAATTTTGGAGGGTCAGCAACTCACACAGTTCAAGAATGGCCTGCCTGGCATATTGTGGCTTCGACCCGCGACTCAAACCTAGGAGAATGGGTCGAAGGCATCCTCAAGCTCCCACTGGAGAGACtggccgacgacgacaccgTTTCAATACTCCAAAGCAAGCGTAACCTATTACCAACTGAATACCGCGACCTATTTCGTCATGAGGATTTAACATCACTCGCTCCTCTGGTGCACGGTCACCCAATGGCGGCGAGTGCTGTCGTTCCCTATATTATGGACCGCTTTGCAAATTTCGAAAATCCGTGCAAGGTATTCTCGGATATGTTCACCTTCAATGATCTCGTGCGCAGGAAGACATTTCTCGAATTCAAAGCTGATGGATCTTCGCTATGGGAGGCTTTTGAATCCTCCATAAAACCACTTCATGACGTTGACAACGGCAGGGAGGCCTTGAAACTATTCCATTTGTTGCCTTATTTGCAGACGTATGGTGACTGCATCGATGCTTTTTTCAAGCTTCCAAGAAAGTCCCTGAAGAAGTCGGTACAAGATCTGCCTGAGGTTCTGTTTCTCGGAGCTGGCTATGAGTTCTTTGCCGAATGGTTATCGAAGCTACGAAGTGTATCGGCTTGCCTACGGGTCAACCCTCGCTCTAGAAGCATTCAAATTCATCCTCTGATTCTAGATTACGCCTTGTTACATATCGATGAAAACCAAAGAACCAGAATCGCAAAGCAAGTCTTCCAGCTGCTCTACCGGTTAGCGTCCGAAGGGGCAGATATAGAAGCAGTAGCTAGGCCGCATGTGCTCCACTGCATCAACATTTGTCAAGGCCTTGGTCTGTTAATTGATGATTTGGAATTACGAACTGATGTTCTGCAGTGGGTCAAGAGATTAGCAAGCCAAGACGCTGATGAGAATCCGTTTTCAGATTTGGCGGAGAtccctgctgctgctgaagtCCAGGACACTGCACGGGAATTCATGACCCTGCTAGCGGGGGCTAAAAAGGAGTTGGAGCGGAACTTCCGAGCAATTAACCGCGATGCTACTGTTAATATGATTGTAAGGTGTATCATTTGCTACAAGAGCTTAGAGGGGGCTTTCAGAGCGGACAAAAATGTTTTCCAATCACTAGACTCGGGTTTCACAGCATCCATTCAAGAGTTTCGTGGCATTATAACGTCAGCTAGCGCGATTTCCAGCCTCCCAGAAAAGCTTGACGATTTTTGCGGGCAACTTGGGGTTACCGGACTGTCACCGAGATAG